One Streptomyces lincolnensis genomic region harbors:
- a CDS encoding alpha/beta hydrolase: MPFSPGIKARAVQLLLGRVMSRVHADLRFTDIPKRTEALRVETGAGPVACTVYRPPAATEAPAPVYINFHGGGFVVGRPEQDDHICRYIAATAGCVVINVDYAVSPQRRYPAAVTQAYDVTAWVAANGPANGWDGARLAVGGHSAGANLTAAVCRTARDRGAFTPRLQIIDSAPLDQQADPATKRSLIAKPLLTPQLMRIFTAAYVPDPADRAHPLVSPGLADDLAGLPPALVITAENDRLRDEGDAYAKALEAAGVPVTHRVFEGVDHYFTHTGPVPEGKEAIDLMATTLRTALGD; the protein is encoded by the coding sequence ATGCCGTTCAGTCCCGGAATCAAGGCCAGAGCCGTCCAACTGCTGCTCGGCCGCGTGATGAGCCGCGTCCATGCGGACCTGCGCTTCACCGACATCCCGAAGCGCACCGAGGCACTTCGGGTGGAGACCGGCGCCGGACCGGTGGCCTGCACCGTCTACCGCCCGCCCGCGGCCACCGAAGCGCCCGCTCCCGTGTACATCAACTTCCACGGCGGCGGTTTCGTGGTCGGCCGCCCCGAGCAGGACGACCACATCTGCCGCTACATCGCGGCCACGGCCGGCTGCGTGGTCATCAACGTCGACTACGCCGTCTCCCCGCAGCGGCGGTACCCCGCAGCCGTCACCCAGGCCTACGACGTCACCGCGTGGGTCGCGGCGAACGGCCCCGCGAACGGCTGGGACGGTGCACGACTCGCCGTGGGCGGACACAGCGCCGGAGCCAACCTGACGGCCGCGGTCTGCCGTACGGCCCGCGACCGCGGCGCCTTCACGCCCCGCCTCCAGATCATCGACTCGGCACCGCTCGACCAGCAGGCCGACCCGGCCACCAAGCGGTCCCTCATCGCCAAGCCGCTGCTCACCCCGCAACTGATGCGGATCTTCACCGCGGCCTACGTCCCGGACCCCGCCGACCGCGCCCATCCGCTCGTCTCCCCCGGCCTGGCCGACGACCTCGCCGGACTCCCTCCGGCCCTGGTCATCACCGCGGAGAACGACCGCCTGCGCGACGAGGGCGACGCCTACGCCAAGGCCCTGGAAGCCGCCGGCGTTCCGGTCACCCACCGCGTCTTCGAGGGCGTCGACCACTACTTCACCCACACCGGCCCGGTACCGGAGGGAAAGGAGGCCATCGACCTGATGGCCACCACCCTGCGCACGGCACTCGGCGACTGA
- a CDS encoding NAD(P)-binding domain-containing protein, translating to MHADTLAPAHGRAEPERAGGRATVVVIGGGQSGLSAGHHLKRRGFTSALTNPDGDRTFVVLDAEPAAGGAWRHRWESLRMSTVNGIFDLPDFPQPPVDPDEPSRTAVPRYFAAFEQATDLPILRPVTVSVVRPVDARPDGELTVESSAGTWTTRAVINATGTWTNPVRPHYPGQETFTGLQLHTRDYVSADRFAGLGVAVVGGGISALQQLEEISRVATTYWYTRREPVFREGGFAPEVEGRQIIAKVTADVEAGRPTGSVVSYTELAWTPYALAAKERGALRRRPMFTAVEPDGVREADGSFTPVDVILWATGFKAALAHLDPLRLRNELGGITLRGTQVTGEPRVHLVGFGPSQSTVGSNRAGRQAVNALLRQWKAAPARG from the coding sequence ATGCACGCTGACACCCTCGCCCCGGCACACGGACGGGCCGAACCCGAGCGAGCGGGTGGGCGCGCGACGGTGGTGGTCATCGGCGGCGGGCAGTCGGGGCTCTCGGCCGGTCACCACCTCAAGCGGCGCGGCTTCACCAGCGCTCTGACCAACCCGGACGGCGACCGGACCTTCGTGGTGCTCGACGCCGAACCGGCCGCCGGCGGGGCGTGGCGGCATCGCTGGGAGTCGCTGCGGATGAGCACCGTGAACGGCATCTTCGACCTGCCCGACTTCCCGCAGCCGCCCGTCGACCCCGACGAGCCCAGCCGTACGGCGGTGCCGCGTTACTTCGCCGCCTTCGAGCAGGCGACCGACCTGCCGATCCTGAGACCGGTGACCGTCAGTGTCGTACGGCCTGTGGACGCCCGGCCGGACGGAGAGCTGACGGTGGAATCCAGCGCGGGGACCTGGACCACCCGGGCCGTCATCAACGCCACCGGCACCTGGACCAACCCCGTGCGCCCCCACTACCCCGGGCAGGAGACCTTCACCGGCCTCCAACTGCACACCCGCGACTACGTCTCCGCCGACCGGTTCGCGGGTCTCGGGGTCGCCGTCGTCGGTGGCGGCATCTCGGCTCTCCAGCAACTGGAGGAGATCTCCCGGGTGGCCACCACGTACTGGTACACGCGGCGCGAACCCGTCTTCCGGGAGGGCGGGTTCGCGCCCGAGGTCGAGGGCCGCCAGATCATCGCCAAGGTCACCGCCGACGTCGAGGCGGGCAGGCCCACCGGCAGCGTCGTCTCGTACACCGAACTGGCCTGGACACCGTACGCGTTGGCGGCGAAGGAGCGCGGGGCACTCCGGCGGCGCCCCATGTTCACCGCCGTCGAGCCCGACGGCGTCCGCGAGGCGGACGGCTCCTTCACGCCGGTCGACGTCATCCTGTGGGCCACGGGCTTCAAGGCCGCCCTGGCGCACCTGGACCCCCTGCGGCTGCGCAACGAACTCGGCGGGATCACTTTGCGCGGCACCCAGGTGACCGGCGAACCCCGCGTGCACCTGGTCGGGTTCGGCCCGTCCCAGTCCACCGTCGGCTCCAACCGCGCCGGCCGCCAGGCGGTCAACGCCCTGCTGCGACAGTGGAAAGCCGCCCCGGCCCGAGGGTGA
- a CDS encoding alpha/beta hydrolase yields the protein MSTYLLVHGAWHSGQCWERVVPLLASAGHRVVAPSLTGYGDKAHLLGRDVGLDTHADDIVDLIDAEDLTEVILVGHSYAGLVISATANRVPDRIAHLVHLDAMVPEDGESAADVMPVTQDLIDLAERSESGWRVPPLPELPPPSGLFGVTDPADIAWLRSMLSDHPVRCLRQPVRLGNPAVRTIPRTHIHCVLGRPDGFARRPVPALQPNGAPAQVWELPTGHDCMITMPAELTELLLRLG from the coding sequence ATGTCGACGTATCTGTTGGTTCACGGCGCCTGGCACAGCGGGCAGTGCTGGGAGAGGGTGGTCCCGTTGCTGGCCTCGGCCGGACACCGGGTGGTCGCGCCGTCGTTGACCGGCTACGGGGACAAGGCGCATCTGCTCGGCCGCGACGTCGGACTCGACACGCACGCCGACGACATCGTCGATCTGATCGACGCGGAGGACCTCACCGAGGTGATCCTCGTGGGACACAGCTACGCCGGGCTGGTCATCTCCGCCACGGCCAACCGTGTCCCGGACCGGATCGCGCACCTGGTCCACCTCGACGCGATGGTCCCCGAGGACGGCGAGAGCGCGGCCGATGTCATGCCCGTGACGCAGGACCTGATCGACCTCGCCGAGAGGTCCGAGAGCGGCTGGCGGGTTCCGCCGCTCCCCGAACTGCCGCCGCCCTCGGGCCTGTTCGGCGTCACCGACCCGGCGGACATCGCGTGGCTGCGCTCGATGCTGTCGGACCATCCGGTGCGCTGCCTCCGGCAACCGGTACGGCTGGGCAACCCGGCGGTGCGCACGATCCCCCGGACGCACATCCACTGTGTCCTCGGCAGGCCCGACGGCTTCGCCCGGCGCCCCGTGCCCGCGCTCCAGCCCAACGGCGCCCCGGCGCAGGTGTGGGAACTGCCGACCGGCCACGACTGCATGATCACCATGCCGGCCGAGCTCACCGAACTCCTGCTCAGGCTCGGGTAG
- a CDS encoding NfeD family protein: MAWFAWLLAAAALGVAEFFTLTLVFGLLAGAALVAAVVAGVGIGVLGQVVALAVASAAGLLLVRPVALRSMAQQPLTRDGTDALIGKRAEVMQEVTATRGLIKLSGEEWSARALDETLVIPVGALVDVMEIEGATAIVYPRELLP; encoded by the coding sequence ATGGCGTGGTTCGCATGGCTGCTCGCCGCCGCAGCGCTGGGTGTCGCCGAGTTCTTCACCCTGACCTTGGTCTTCGGACTGCTGGCGGGTGCCGCGTTGGTGGCCGCCGTCGTCGCCGGTGTGGGCATCGGCGTCCTGGGCCAGGTGGTGGCCCTCGCGGTGGCGTCGGCCGCGGGACTTCTCCTCGTCCGTCCTGTCGCGCTGCGGAGCATGGCGCAGCAGCCCCTCACGCGCGACGGCACCGATGCGCTGATCGGCAAGCGGGCGGAGGTCATGCAGGAGGTCACCGCGACCCGCGGCCTGATCAAGCTCTCCGGTGAGGAGTGGTCCGCCCGTGCACTTGACGAGACACTGGTGATCCCGGTGGGAGCGCTGGTGGACGTCATGGAGATCGAAGGCGCCACGGCCATCGTCTACCCCCGCGAGCTCCTTCCGTGA
- a CDS encoding SPFH domain-containing protein: MDPVVIPLLVAALVVVFLVASTVRIVPQARRYNIERFGRYRRTLQPGLNLVLPVADRINTKLDVREQVYSSDPRPVITEDNLVVNIDTVLYYQITDPRAAAYEVADYLHAIDQLTVTTLRNVIGSMDLEETLTSREEINSRLRAVLDDATGKWGIRVNRVEIKAIDPPHSIKEAMEKQMRAERDKRAAILHAEGERQAKILTAEGTRQKDILEAQGTQQAMILRADGEAKAVELVFQAVHRNNADAKILAYKYLETLPHLANSDNNTFWVIPGELTEAIRTVTTAFGDQSTAGPPQPAQPEKATATDATSDEGRTPELAAGSTVALDAAAAADEAERQAAEAVSDAKAEAAAATSPQVPHLGRASGD; the protein is encoded by the coding sequence GTGGATCCAGTTGTCATCCCCCTTCTCGTGGCGGCCCTGGTCGTCGTCTTCCTCGTGGCCTCCACTGTGCGGATCGTCCCGCAGGCGCGCCGCTACAACATCGAGCGGTTCGGCCGGTATCGCCGGACGCTGCAACCCGGCCTGAACCTGGTCCTGCCGGTGGCGGACCGCATCAACACCAAGCTCGACGTGCGCGAGCAGGTCTACTCGTCGGACCCCAGGCCGGTGATCACCGAGGACAACCTCGTGGTGAACATCGACACGGTGCTCTACTACCAGATCACGGACCCGCGGGCGGCGGCCTACGAGGTCGCCGACTACCTCCACGCGATCGACCAGCTGACCGTGACCACGCTGCGGAACGTCATCGGCAGCATGGACCTGGAGGAGACGCTCACCTCGCGTGAGGAGATCAACTCCCGGCTCCGTGCCGTCCTCGACGACGCCACCGGCAAGTGGGGCATCCGGGTCAACCGCGTCGAGATCAAGGCCATCGATCCACCGCACAGCATCAAGGAGGCGATGGAGAAGCAGATGCGGGCCGAGCGGGACAAGCGCGCGGCCATCCTGCACGCCGAGGGCGAGCGGCAGGCCAAGATCCTCACCGCGGAGGGAACGAGGCAGAAGGACATCCTGGAGGCACAGGGCACGCAGCAGGCCATGATCCTGCGGGCGGACGGCGAGGCGAAGGCCGTGGAGCTGGTCTTCCAGGCCGTCCATCGCAACAACGCCGACGCGAAGATCCTGGCCTACAAGTACCTTGAGACGCTCCCGCACTTGGCGAACAGCGACAACAACACGTTCTGGGTGATCCCGGGTGAGCTGACCGAGGCGATCCGGACCGTCACCACCGCGTTCGGTGACCAGTCGACGGCCGGCCCTCCCCAACCCGCGCAACCCGAGAAGGCGACCGCCACCGACGCCACGTCGGACGAAGGCCGGACTCCGGAGCTCGCCGCGGGCTCGACGGTCGCCCTCGACGCCGCCGCGGCCGCCGACGAGGCCGAGAGGCAGGCCGCCGAGGCGGTGAGCGACGCCAAGGCGGAGGCCGCGGCCGCGACGTCACCCCAGGTGCCGCACCTTGGACGGGCGTCCGGAGACTGA
- a CDS encoding putative leader peptide — protein sequence MLRSALLTTRGHIDLLRVASAACRRGC from the coding sequence ATGTTGCGTTCAGCCCTGCTCACCACGCGCGGTCACATCGACCTGCTGCGGGTGGCTTCCGCCGCGTGTCGCCGCGGCTGCTGA
- a CDS encoding (4Fe-4S)-binding protein: protein MSGTAHKKAYTAQDITVSFEARRCLHATECVRGLPEVFDTSRRPWIQPDGAPADRLADVVRRCPTGALQYELAEGEAEGPERPTRITPTPAGQLIIRGDLALETDEGRRTETRAVLCGCSRSRLQPYCDHSGPCGQ, encoded by the coding sequence ATGAGCGGCACGGCACACAAGAAGGCCTACACGGCCCAGGACATCACCGTGAGCTTCGAGGCCAGGCGCTGCCTGCACGCCACGGAGTGCGTCAGGGGCCTGCCCGAGGTCTTCGACACGAGCAGGCGTCCGTGGATCCAGCCGGACGGCGCTCCGGCGGACCGGCTGGCGGACGTCGTACGCCGTTGTCCGACGGGGGCGCTTCAGTACGAACTGGCCGAAGGCGAAGCGGAAGGCCCGGAGCGGCCCACCCGGATCACCCCGACGCCCGCGGGGCAGCTGATCATACGGGGCGATCTGGCTCTGGAGACGGACGAGGGCCGGCGTACCGAGACCCGGGCCGTGCTGTGCGGCTGCTCGCGCAGCCGACTCCAGCCGTACTGCGACCACTCGGGCCCTTGCGGCCAGTGA
- a CDS encoding ABC transporter permease, giving the protein MSISHAPPSSHEPDISDISGPELAKGETSDRTSLALEPLVPASSHRTRVPRWLRRTTGPLLLLALWQLLSSTGVLTPDVLASPGRIAEVGRELVADGSLPGAMATSLRRVAGGLLLGTVIGTGLALLSGLFRVGEDIVDAPVQMLRTVPFVGLIPLFIIWFGIGEAPKVAIITLGVTFPLYLNVYAGIRGVDAQLIEAGESLGLSRWGLVRHVILPGALPGAMTGLRYSLGIAWLALVFAEQVNADSGIGFLMVQARDFLRTDVIVVCLIVYAFLGLLADFIVRSLERLLLQWRPTFTGR; this is encoded by the coding sequence ATGAGCATCAGCCATGCCCCACCCAGCTCTCACGAGCCCGATATTTCAGATATATCGGGCCCCGAACTCGCCAAGGGCGAGACGTCCGACCGGACCTCCCTCGCCCTCGAACCCCTCGTCCCCGCCTCTTCCCACCGCACCCGCGTCCCCCGCTGGCTGCGCCGCACCACCGGCCCCCTCCTGCTGCTGGCGTTGTGGCAACTGCTCAGCAGCACGGGCGTGTTGACCCCGGACGTGCTCGCCTCGCCGGGGCGGATCGCCGAGGTCGGGCGGGAACTCGTCGCCGACGGTTCGCTGCCCGGCGCCATGGCCACCTCGCTGCGCCGCGTGGCGGGCGGGCTGCTGCTCGGCACCGTCATAGGAACCGGACTCGCCCTGCTGTCGGGGCTGTTCCGGGTCGGCGAGGACATCGTGGACGCTCCCGTGCAGATGCTGCGGACCGTGCCCTTCGTGGGACTCATTCCGCTGTTCATCATCTGGTTCGGGATCGGCGAGGCACCCAAGGTCGCCATCATCACGCTCGGCGTGACCTTCCCGCTCTACCTCAATGTCTACGCCGGGATCCGCGGCGTGGACGCCCAGCTGATCGAGGCCGGGGAGTCCCTCGGGCTCTCGCGGTGGGGACTCGTGCGGCATGTGATCCTGCCGGGTGCGCTGCCCGGAGCCATGACCGGCCTGCGCTACTCGCTCGGCATCGCATGGCTCGCGCTCGTGTTCGCCGAGCAGGTCAACGCGGACTCCGGCATCGGCTTCCTCATGGTGCAGGCACGGGACTTCCTGCGCACCGACGTGATCGTGGTCTGCCTGATCGTCTACGCCTTCCTCGGCCTGCTGGCCGACTTCATCGTCCGCTCCCTCGAAAGGCTGCTGCTGCAATGGCGACCGACGTTCACCGGCCGGTGA
- a CDS encoding GNAT family N-acetyltransferase: MTVKVVDVPEERRYEARVGGQGEVAGFAQYIRTAELIAFVHTEVAPEYEGQGIGSALARTSLDEARAAGLRVLATCPFYAGWIARHPEYADLLYQARSKVAD; encoded by the coding sequence GTGACAGTCAAGGTCGTCGACGTGCCCGAGGAGCGCCGGTACGAGGCCCGGGTCGGCGGACAGGGTGAAGTCGCGGGATTCGCGCAGTACATCCGGACGGCGGAGCTGATCGCGTTCGTGCACACGGAGGTGGCACCGGAGTACGAGGGGCAGGGCATCGGCTCCGCGCTGGCCCGGACCTCGCTCGACGAGGCGCGCGCCGCCGGGCTTCGAGTGCTGGCCACCTGCCCCTTCTACGCGGGGTGGATCGCACGGCACCCCGAGTACGCCGACCTGCTGTACCAGGCCCGGAGCAAGGTCGCCGACTGA
- a CDS encoding YjbQ family protein: protein MSDAFTTRVLNVATGSTERVVDLTGDCESFLREAAAGRDGLLNVFVPHATAGIAILETGAGSDDDLLAALHTLLPADDRWQHRHGSPGHGRDHVLPAIVPPHATLPVVGGRLELGTWQSVCLVDTNRDNPDRKVRLSFLG from the coding sequence ATGTCAGACGCCTTCACCACCCGAGTCCTGAACGTGGCCACCGGCTCCACGGAGCGGGTCGTCGACCTCACCGGCGACTGCGAGTCCTTCCTGCGGGAGGCCGCCGCCGGCCGGGACGGCCTGCTGAACGTCTTCGTCCCGCACGCCACCGCCGGCATCGCGATCCTGGAGACCGGCGCCGGCAGCGACGACGACCTCCTCGCCGCCCTCCACACCCTCCTCCCCGCCGACGACCGCTGGCAGCACCGCCACGGCAGCCCGGGCCACGGCCGCGACCACGTCCTCCCGGCAATCGTCCCGCCCCACGCGACGCTGCCCGTGGTGGGCGGGCGACTGGAGTTGGGGACGTGGCAGTCGGTGTGTCTGGTCGACACGAACAGGGACAACCCCGACCGCAAGGTGCGCCTGAGCTTCCTGGGCTGA
- a CDS encoding ABC transporter ATP-binding protein, with product MATDVHRPVTTTSAVRVEGLTRAFDGRAVIDDLRLDVRQGEFVALLGRSGCGKSTLLRILAGLDRDIEGTVLVPRRKAVAFQAPRLMPWKKVWRNVLLGLPGKPERALADRALEEVALGHRSDAWPKTLSGGEAQRASLARALVREPDLLLLDEPFGALDALTRINAQRLVGELWQRRGCAVLLVTHDVEEAVLLADRVLVMDDGVIAHEQEIDLDRPRHIADPRFGELRAALLERLGVDTAAEAA from the coding sequence ATGGCGACCGACGTTCACCGGCCGGTGACCACCACCTCGGCCGTACGGGTCGAGGGGCTGACCCGGGCCTTCGACGGCCGTGCCGTCATCGACGACCTCCGACTCGACGTCCGCCAGGGTGAGTTCGTCGCCCTGCTGGGCCGCAGCGGCTGCGGGAAGTCCACGCTGCTGCGCATCCTCGCCGGTCTCGACCGGGACATCGAGGGCACCGTCCTTGTCCCGCGCCGCAAGGCGGTGGCCTTCCAGGCGCCCCGGCTGATGCCGTGGAAGAAGGTCTGGCGCAACGTCCTGCTGGGCCTGCCCGGCAAGCCCGAACGCGCCCTCGCCGACAGGGCCCTGGAGGAGGTCGCTCTCGGTCACCGTTCGGACGCCTGGCCCAAGACCCTCTCCGGGGGTGAGGCCCAACGCGCCTCGCTGGCCCGGGCGTTGGTCCGCGAGCCCGATCTGCTGCTGCTCGACGAGCCGTTCGGCGCGCTCGACGCCCTGACCCGGATCAACGCCCAGCGTCTGGTGGGCGAGTTGTGGCAGCGCCGTGGCTGCGCGGTCCTGCTCGTCACGCACGACGTCGAGGAGGCCGTCCTGCTCGCCGACCGCGTCCTGGTGATGGACGACGGAGTCATCGCGCACGAGCAGGAGATCGACCTCGACCGCCCGCGCCACATCGCCGACCCCCGGTTCGGCGAGCTGCGCGCCGCGCTCCTGGAACGGCTCGGTGTCGACACGGCCGCCGAAGCCGCCTGA